The following coding sequences lie in one Litoribacterium kuwaitense genomic window:
- a CDS encoding lactonase family protein, protein MMEMATYTAYIGTYTKNESQGVYKLSFNAATGKLSTPALVAELQNPTYVNPSKDGRVLYAVAKEGESGGVAAYRVESMGELALLNKQIDGAGSPCHVSVNDARTQVVTANYHTGIIALYPVNEDGSLLPVASTVQHEGCGPNEARQEKAHAHYAGFTPDQKYVVAVDLGTDELVTYAVANDQLEPVARFRFSAGAGPRHIIFHPNGHDAYVLTELSNEVVVLSYNKSDGRFTEKQVIPTLPRDFYENSQGSAIHVSADGRFVYAANRGHDSIAVFSVDSGSSELTLVERVSTEGHWPRDFALDPTEGYVIVSNQETDNVLVYQRDRQSGRLTALAGEQNVSSPVCVKFV, encoded by the coding sequence ATGATGGAAATGGCAACGTACACTGCTTATATCGGCACGTATACGAAAAATGAAAGTCAGGGGGTTTACAAGCTTTCATTTAACGCAGCTACAGGTAAACTTAGTACCCCGGCACTCGTTGCTGAATTGCAAAATCCTACATATGTTAATCCAAGTAAGGATGGACGTGTCCTGTATGCTGTCGCTAAAGAAGGAGAGAGCGGCGGTGTCGCCGCTTATCGTGTTGAGTCAATGGGTGAGCTGGCATTGTTAAATAAGCAGATTGATGGTGCAGGGTCTCCTTGTCACGTAAGTGTGAATGATGCACGTACTCAGGTCGTGACAGCGAACTATCATACGGGGATCATTGCGCTGTATCCTGTCAATGAAGACGGCTCTCTTTTGCCAGTGGCGAGTACTGTTCAACACGAGGGGTGCGGTCCTAATGAAGCGCGACAAGAGAAAGCCCATGCGCATTATGCTGGTTTTACCCCGGATCAAAAATACGTTGTTGCAGTCGATCTTGGTACAGACGAGCTCGTGACGTACGCTGTGGCGAACGATCAGCTTGAGCCTGTTGCCCGTTTTCGATTCTCTGCTGGCGCCGGACCGCGGCATATTATTTTTCACCCGAATGGTCATGATGCCTACGTCTTAACTGAGTTAAGCAATGAGGTTGTTGTGCTAAGCTACAACAAATCGGATGGTCGTTTCACCGAAAAGCAGGTCATTCCTACATTGCCACGTGACTTTTACGAAAATAGCCAAGGCAGCGCAATCCATGTGTCTGCGGATGGTCGCTTCGTATATGCGGCGAATCGTGGGCATGACAGCATTGCAGTGTTTTCTGTGGACAGCGGCTCTAGTGAATTAACGCTCGTTGAACGGGTGTCAACGGAAGGTCATTGGCCACGTGATTTTGCGCTTGATCCAACAGAAGGTTATGTCATCGTTTCCAATCAAGAAACCGATAACGTACTTGTCTATCAGCGTGATCGGCAGTCGGGAAGGTTAACCGCGCTCGCTGGAGAACAAAACGTATCGTCACCAGTTTGTGTGAAATTTGTTTAA